The Enterobacter asburiae sequence GTCCAGCACGCGGTTCACCACGTCGGCAAAGGCTTTCTCGTACGCCGCCTGGGTCGTGCCGAGGCGTTTATCAAACGGGGCCAGCTCGCGCAGGGTGATCGCGACGGTTTTCTGTTTCGCGGCTACGTCGAGCCAGTGCTGCACCGCGTAACTCGGCTGGAAGCCATCGTCCTGGTGATCCACAAGCCAGGCGGTGTCCACGCCATGCTCAACTTTTGAGGTGTCGATTTCGCTGCGCTTCATCATGTCGAGGCTGACCGACTCGCGCAAGATCAGCGCATCGCAGTGGCCAAACACATAATTTGCCAGCTGATTAAACTGCGGATCCTGGAATGGCCCCACGCTGTGGCCGATCATAAACAGCGGCTTTTTCGCCATGAACGTGCACAGCGCATGCTCAAACTGCGGGACGCCGTAGAGATCGACGAAGAACGAACCGCCGACCTGGATAATGGCATCATAGCCGGACAGCAGACGCACGAAATCCGTAAAGCCCTGCGCGATAGCGATGTTGCGCAGCTTGCCGGTATCGGTCACGCGGGAAAGCAGCACCTGATGCTGGTAGCGACGGCGCAGCACTTTCTTCACGCGCCCCATCACGCCCGCGGCGTTGTTATGCTGTTTCATCTGGCTATAGAGCGGGTCGCCCATCACCGGGCGGTTCAGTAACCAGGATGAGCTGACCGGATAACGGCTCATCACGTCCACTTCAGTCTCAGGCTTAAGGGTGTTAATTGCATCCAGTAAACCGCGCAGGATGGCGCTGTCG is a genomic window containing:
- the wcaK gene encoding colanic acid biosynthesis pyruvyl transferase WcaK, yielding MKLLILGNHTCGNRGDSAILRGLLDAINTLKPETEVDVMSRYPVSSSWLLNRPVMGDPLYSQMKQHNNAAGVMGRVKKVLRRRYQHQVLLSRVTDTGKLRNIAIAQGFTDFVRLLSGYDAIIQVGGSFFVDLYGVPQFEHALCTFMAKKPLFMIGHSVGPFQDPQFNQLANYVFGHCDALILRESVSLDMMKRSEIDTSKVEHGVDTAWLVDHQDDGFQPSYAVQHWLDVAAKQKTVAITLRELAPFDKRLGTTQAAYEKAFADVVNRVLDSGYQVLALSTCTGIDSYNKDDRMVALNLRNLVNDPSRYHVVMDELNDLEMGKLLAACDLTVGTRLHSAIISMNFGTPAIAINYEHKSAGIMQQLGMPEMAVDIRHLLDGSLGAMVGDTLGQLPAINERLAVAVKAEREKGIGTVKSVLDRVREGK